A section of the Cervus canadensis isolate Bull #8, Minnesota chromosome 8, ASM1932006v1, whole genome shotgun sequence genome encodes:
- the LOC122446142 gene encoding dehydrogenase/reductase SDR family member 4-like produces MLKVGLPLGACARSWKSVWMASCGVARRNPLANKAALVMASTDGIGFAIARRVAQDGVHVVVSNRKQQNVDQAVATLQGEGLSVTGTVCHVGKAEDRERLVATAVKLHGGVDILIYNAAVNPFFGNLMDVTKEVWDKILDINVKATALLTKALVPEMAKRGGSIVIVSSVAAYSPFPSLGPYNVSKTALLGLTKNLATELAQWNVRVNCLAPGLIKTSFSRMLWEDQAREESIKAALQIKRIGKPEDCAGIVFPML; encoded by the coding sequence ATGCTGAAGGTGGGACTGCCATTGGGTGCCTGTGCGCGGTCATGGAAGTCGGTCTGGATGGCAAGCTGCGGGGTGGCGCGCCGGAACCCGCTGGCGAATAAAGCGGCCCTAGTAATGGCCTCCACTGACGGGATCGGTTTTGCCATCGCCCGGCGTGTGGCCCAGGACGGGGTCCATGTGGTGGTCAGCAACCGGAAGCAGCAGAATGTGGACCAGGCAGTGGCAACGCTGCAAGGGGAGGGGCTGAGCGTGACGGGCACCGTGTGCCATGTAGGGAAGGCTGAGGACCGGGAGCGGCTGGTGGCCACGGCTGTGAAGCTTCATGGCGGCGTGGACATCCTGATCTACAATGCTGCTGTCAACCCTTTCTTTGGAAACTTGATGGATGTCACCAAGGAGGTGTGGGACAAGATTCTGGACATTAACGTGAAGGCCACAGCCCTGCTGACAAAGGCATTGGTGCCAGAAATGGCGAAACGAGGCGGCTCAATAGTGATCGTGTCCTCAGTCGCAGCCTACAGCCCATTTCCTAGCCTGGGTCCTTACAACGTTTCTAAAACAGCTTTGCTGGGCCTCACTAAGAACCTGGCCACTGAACTGGCACAGTGGAATGTTCGGGTGAACTGCCTGGCGCCTGGACTCATCAAGACTAGCTTCAGCCGTATGTTGTGGGAGGATCAGGCAAGAGAGGAGAGCATAAAAGCAGCCTTGCAGATCAAAAGGATAGGCAAGCCAGAGGACTGTGCCGGCATCGTCTTTCCTATGCTCTGA